TTGCATGTAGAGCATGTTTTCTACGCCGTTTATCTGATCTTCTATCGCGCTAGCTACGGAGTCGGCGATAGTTTGGGCATCAGCGCCCGTGTAGGTGGCGCTAACTGAAATTTGAGGCGGGGTTAGCTTGGGATACTCCTCGATAGGAAGCCCCTTTATCGCCATCGCACCCGCGATAACTATGATGATAGATACGACGGTGGCGAATATCGGGCGGTCAATGAAAAATTTAGAAAACATCACTTAGCCTTTTCTTGCTCGGCCTTAGGCTCTAAATTTACGCCCTTGCCAAAGCTTTCGGTTAGATCCTTATCTATCTCGACGGGCGCGCCTACGCCGATTTTTAGGAAGTTGTTTAAGATGATTTTATCATTTTCGTTTAGCCCCTCGCTAACGACTGCGGCGTCTTTGGTTTGGTAGGTGATTTTTACGTCCTTGGAGGCTACTTTACCGTCCTCTACGACTAGTACGTAGGTCTTGACGTCGGTTTGCTGGAGCGCTGCTTGAGGGATTTTAAAGCCATCTTTTTGATAAAATCCGCCCATTGTCACGTGGCCGAACATGCCCGGTAGTAGCTTACCCTCGTCGTTGTTAAATTCAGCCTTGGCTAAAACTGTGCCCATATTCGTATTTACGACGTTATCGATAAAATTTACCTTGCCGTTAAACTCTCCCTGACCGACTTTTAGTACGGCGTCCGAGTTTGTTTGCGCCCATAGACCGCTTTCTTGCATTTTGACGCGGTTTAGGTTATCTACGTCGGAGATATGAAAGTGCGCCTCGATCGGGTTGATTTTGGTTAGGCGTACTAGCTGAGTCGTGTTTGCTACGACTAGCGAGCCCACGTCTACTAGATTATCGCCCAAAACGCCGTCAAAAGGCGCGGTTATGCTCGTGTAACCTAGATCTATTTTTGCGCTTTTGGCGCTGGCTTTGGAGCTTAGTAAATTTGCATTTGCGATTTCAAGCGCCGAAACTGCCGCGTCGTACTCTTTTTGCGAAACGGCGTTTTTCTTATATAAATTTGAGATTCTATTAAATTCGGTTTGAGCGTTTTTTAAATTTGCGTTTGCTACGCCGATAGCGGCTTCAAGCGCGTCGTAGCTTGCTTGGTATTTTTCGGGATCTATCAAAAATAGCTTGTCGCCGGCTTTTACGTTGTCTCCCGGTTTAAAAAACTGCTTGATTATCGTTCCGCTTACTTTAGGATAGATGATTACGTCTTGTTGGCTCGTTAGGGTCGCGGTGTAATCAAAGCTGATCGGCACGTCTGATTTTTTAGCTACGAATACATCGACCTTTGACGGCGGCATTTGCCGTTGTTGCCCCGCTGCGGCCGCGCCTTTTTTATCGTTACTATCAAAGCATGCCGTAAAAAGCAGCGACGCCAATAACAAAATCGAAAGGATTTTAAAATTTCTCATAAATTTGCCTTTAATTTTTTGGGATATTATACAAAAATTTGGTATATAATATTTGTTACAAATAAAGTCGGCTATTTTACTCTTATTTACACGAAAAGTCAAATTTTAGAGAGTAGAATTTAGCGTTTTTTTACGCCGTGCAAAAACATATCTATGCGCGTTTTTACGTGCTCTTCGCGCTCTTCTGCGCTTAGCGTTATGTCCTCGTTTAGCAAAATAGCATT
This genomic stretch from uncultured Campylobacter sp. harbors:
- a CDS encoding efflux RND transporter periplasmic adaptor subunit produces the protein MRNFKILSILLLASLLFTACFDSNDKKGAAAAGQQRQMPPSKVDVFVAKKSDVPISFDYTATLTSQQDVIIYPKVSGTIIKQFFKPGDNVKAGDKLFLIDPEKYQASYDALEAAIGVANANLKNAQTEFNRISNLYKKNAVSQKEYDAAVSALEIANANLLSSKASAKSAKIDLGYTSITAPFDGVLGDNLVDVGSLVVANTTQLVRLTKINPIEAHFHISDVDNLNRVKMQESGLWAQTNSDAVLKVGQGEFNGKVNFIDNVVNTNMGTVLAKAEFNNDEGKLLPGMFGHVTMGGFYQKDGFKIPQAALQQTDVKTYVLVVEDGKVASKDVKITYQTKDAAVVSEGLNENDKIILNNFLKIGVGAPVEIDKDLTESFGKGVNLEPKAEQEKAK